A single Cannabis sativa cultivar Pink pepper isolate KNU-18-1 chromosome 7, ASM2916894v1, whole genome shotgun sequence DNA region contains:
- the LOC115697158 gene encoding B3 domain-containing transcription factor VRN1, protein MTSFCFFKILTDHSLTQMRLPQKFVRLHRETLASSVSVVLPCSHTWKLGLVVEDDKLYLKEGWPELVKHYQLAYGHLLDFTYVGNSNFNIAIYDKTTCEIDYSPFSSPNFTNEESDSENEDMPKKCEAEDQLWMKGNRRRNQGPYNTYRHSKAVIEARRFYSEYPHFYRVIRTDKHNRYKQQLPKKFIESHVGVKSEAVTLKVGSKEWSVNIVSCNCICCFSGGWFNFLAANSLCSGDVCVFEVITKKPPLLQVSIIRNDD, encoded by the exons ATGACTAGTTTTTGCTTTTTCAAGATTCTGACTGACCATTCACTGACACAAATG CGACTTCCACAAAAGTTTGTGAGGCTGCACAGAGAGACATTGGCAAGTTCTGTCTCTGTTGTACTTCCATGTAGTCATACATGGAAGTTAGGTTTGGTTGTTGAAGATGACAAGTTATACCTAAAAGAAGGTTGGCCGGAATTGGTGAAGCATTATCAGCTTGCATATGGACATTTGCTCGATTTCACCTATGTAGGCAACTCGAATTTTAATATTGCTATATATGACAAGACCACTTGTGAAATTGATTACTCTCCTTTCTCttcaccaaatttcacaaatGAGGAGTCTGATTCAGAAAATGAAG ACATGCCCAAGAAGTGTGAAGCTGAAGATCAGTTATGGATGAAAGGGAATAGGAGGAGGAATCAAGGACCATATAACACTTACAGACATAGCAAAGCTGTCATAGAAGCTCGCCGTTTTTATTCAGAGTATCCCCATTTCTACAGAGTTATAAGGACCGACAAACACAACCGTTATAAGCAG CAACTTCCTAAAAAATTCATTGAGAGTCATGTTGGAGTAAAAAGTGAGGCAGTAACACTTAAAGTGGGAAGCAAAGAATGGAGTGTGAATATTGTAAGTTGCAATTGTATATGCTGTTTCAGTGGAGGATGGTTCAACTTTCTGGCTGCCAACTCCTTATGCTCAGGGGATGTTTGTGTTTTTGAGGTTATAACCAAGAAGCCACCACTACTTCAAGTCTCAATTATAAGAAATGATGATTGA